TTTCAGTTGACTTTATTCGAGGACCGCGCGCGCATTTACAGCAAAGAGCGTGCCATTGACGATATTAAACGCCGGTTCGGCAGTACCGCGATTATGCGGGCGTCTTCGTTGCTGGAGGCCGCCGTGGCGCGGGAGAGGGCGGAACAGATCGGAGGTCATTATAAATGAGCAAGCTGGACGGGAACGAACGCTGGAAATCGAAAATGCTGCTTACCGAGCACGCGGAACAGTACGACCGGAAGCAGGCCGGCACCGACAAAAAAATGATGACCACCGAGGAGTGGGTCATGGTCCGCGACTATATCCTGCTGCCTCACCTTGAAAAGATCGTGCAGCGGAGCTTGAATGACATCGAGTATTCCGCAAACGTGCTCAAAAGCCTTTATCTGGCCGCCGGCACTCGAATTTTAACGATGATTGCGGAGGACCATTACCGGCTGCGCGGCGAGCTGAAGAAACGGAATATTCGCGTCATTGCCGAGGAACAGGCCGATATGGTCGTGTATCACCGCTGTTATTTCCGCGGTTATGAAGAACGCTTCGGCATGACGCGCGATGTCATGCGGTCCGAAATCAGCACTCGTTTGACCGCCTATACCAAGGAGCTGGTGGCGCGGCTGAAGCTGAAATCCAACCGTTAATCCGGGATTAGGCTCCGATTATTTTTACGGTCATGGTCCGGTGAAAAAGATCTTCTCCAGTTCCCCGTCGTTATTTTTATTCCCGGATTTTAGGAATAACCAAAAATAATACACGAAAAACAAAAATCTCCTCCTTACAAGCTGCAAAGCGAAATGGTTACAATGGGGATGTGCTTGGCATCGACCCATATTCTGTTAGGGCCGGCGGCCTTTTTTGGTGCCCGGTGCTTCATCATGCTGCTCCGGCGGTTTTTATGGGTTACCGAACGAGCTTGAATGCCGGACGCAAACATATCGAACCGAGGGAGAGAACAGGATGAACGTTCAAATTGGAATGCGTATCCCGCCGAAAATCAATGCCGAAGGACTGGAACAAACGGCTGCATGGGCCGCTGAGATCGGCTTGGACGTGCTTGACGTCCATAGGCTGAATCCGGAAGTCAAACAAGCATGCGACGCTGCGGGCATCGGAATCGGCTCCGTCGATGCGGTGCAAACCGCCGCGCTGCTCAGCAAAGACGACGCCCGCCGGGAAGCGGCTGCGGAAGCGGTCAAGCAGCAGATGACCGACATGGCTGCGCTTGGCGCAAAGGTGATGTTCATGTGTCTTGTGCCCGAGGATCGCACGGCGCCCCGTCAGGAGAGCTTCGCCATCTGGAAAGACACGTTCCCGGAGCTGGTTCGTCACGCCGAAGCCCAAGGCGTTTACATCGCGATCGAGGGCTGGCCGGGGCCGGCACCGCATTATCCGACCATCGGCTGTACGCCGGAGATGTGGCGGGCGATGTTTGAAGCGATTCCTTCCAAGCATTTCGGCCTCAATTACGATCCCTCCCATTTGGTGCGGCTCGGGATCGATTATTTAAGAGCTTTAACGGAGTTCGGCGAACGTGTCAACCACTGCCACGGCAAGGATACGGAAATACTGAACGACGATTTATATGAATTCGGCGTATTGCCCGCTACCTTCGGCGCGAAATACGGGTTTTCCGAAGGCTCGTGGCGGTATACGATTCCCGGACACGGCGCGGTGGAGTGGAGTAAAGTCGCCGTGAGACTGGATCGGCTCGGTTATCAAGGCGCGGTCTGCATCGAGCTCGAGGATCACCGCTTCTGGGGTACGCTGGAGAAAGAACGGGAAGGCATTATGAAAGCGGCGCAGCATTTGCAGCTGTATTTCAAATAACAAGCGAACTACTGAAAGTACGGATGAATAGCGGGCGTTGTGTAAACCTTTACATCTCTATATTATGGAGGTAGATGACATGGACAAGGTTCGTTTCTTAATGATCGGCGTCGGCGGCATGGGGAGAGAGCATATCAGAAGGCTGCTCCAGGTGCCCGAAGCCGAAATCGCAGCGCTGGCGGATCCTTCCGCCGCGGCGGTCGGTCAAGTGAAGGAACGATTCCCGGAATTGGGGGACGTGCCGGTTTATACGGACTATCGTGAGGCGATTTCGCAGGCAAACGCCGATGCCGCCGTCATCGTCTCGCCGCACAGCATGCATTTTGAACAGGGGATGGCCTGCTTGAGCGGCGGCCTGCACGTCCTGATGGAAAAGCCGTTCGTTGACGGCTCGGAAAATGCGGAACGCATCATTGCCCATGCCGCAAGCGTGAACAAGCATCTCGCCGTTGCCTACCAGCGTCACCTGATGGGTCCGTATATGTATATTCGCGACCTGATCCGCAGCGGTGAACTGGGCGAAATCAATTATATTTGCGCCTATCAGGCGCAAAGCTGGCTGAAGGGTACGACCGGCAGCTGGAGGCAGAATCCCGCGCTGTCCTGCGGCGGCCAGTTGAATGACTCCGGCAGCCATCTTCTTGACGTCGTGCTTTGGGTATCCGGGCTCGAACCGGAAAGCGTGACGGCTGCCATCGACAACCGCGGTACGCAGGTCGATATCGATTCGGCTGTCACCGTGCGCTTCCAGGGAGGCGCAATCGCGACGTTCAACGTGGTCGGCAGCGCCAGCATCGGATGGCACGAGGATGTGTCTATTCACGGCGATAAGGGAACCGTTTTGTACCGCAACAATACGATCTATGTCGCCAAGGAAGGGCAGCGAAATATTACCGAAGTTACGGACGAGCTTCCGGCTTCAAGCGATCCGAACCGCGATTTCGTCGACCTCATCCTCGGCAGGGTAAGCGAAGCGGCGGCTCCGTCCAGCTGCGGCTTAAGAATCGCGCGTTTGACGGAGGCGGCCTGGAAGAGCGCGGCGAACGGCAGTCAGGTTATCCGTTTATAGGCTATAGCTGAAAAGTCAAAGAGGAATGCGCAAAATTACAAAAAGGCTGCCGAATGGCAGTCTTTTTGACCATCGAAAGGGTAGCTTTTCGCCATCCTTTCGCCCAATGTCGATCGGAAGCGTTTACAATGTACGGGGCTAGTGCTTGCGCGGGGGAAAACAGCTTCGCAATCCGAGGCTTAAGGAGGCTGGAGATGAACATGCTTTCCAAGGCTAGCCTGGCGGTATTTCCAAAAGGGTTCATGAATGAATTGTCGGACGGCACGATGAGTCTGTTGGCATGGATCGAGATGGC
This genomic window from Paenibacillus humicola contains:
- a CDS encoding sugar phosphate isomerase/epimerase family protein; translation: MNVQIGMRIPPKINAEGLEQTAAWAAEIGLDVLDVHRLNPEVKQACDAAGIGIGSVDAVQTAALLSKDDARREAAAEAVKQQMTDMAALGAKVMFMCLVPEDRTAPRQESFAIWKDTFPELVRHAEAQGVYIAIEGWPGPAPHYPTIGCTPEMWRAMFEAIPSKHFGLNYDPSHLVRLGIDYLRALTEFGERVNHCHGKDTEILNDDLYEFGVLPATFGAKYGFSEGSWRYTIPGHGAVEWSKVAVRLDRLGYQGAVCIELEDHRFWGTLEKEREGIMKAAQHLQLYFK
- a CDS encoding Gfo/Idh/MocA family protein: MDKVRFLMIGVGGMGREHIRRLLQVPEAEIAALADPSAAAVGQVKERFPELGDVPVYTDYREAISQANADAAVIVSPHSMHFEQGMACLSGGLHVLMEKPFVDGSENAERIIAHAASVNKHLAVAYQRHLMGPYMYIRDLIRSGELGEINYICAYQAQSWLKGTTGSWRQNPALSCGGQLNDSGSHLLDVVLWVSGLEPESVTAAIDNRGTQVDIDSAVTVRFQGGAIATFNVVGSASIGWHEDVSIHGDKGTVLYRNNTIYVAKEGQRNITEVTDELPASSDPNRDFVDLILGRVSEAAAPSSCGLRIARLTEAAWKSAANGSQVIRL